A stretch of Porites lutea chromosome 5, jaPorLute2.1, whole genome shotgun sequence DNA encodes these proteins:
- the LOC140938832 gene encoding E3 ubiquitin-protein ligase TRIM45-like, which translates to MESLLKNLQKHVECSICLDNFKEPKTIACLHTFCCECLKKHALMSQRHGQFRCPECQTQIAIPEGNLFDELPTSFLHNSLLSLLTVQQSDDRGEISCGLCKKKSAEASYCFDCEKFLCGTCVNAHELFRDAAFAGHKVTKVKQFQAEDYEALLKRKAFCTKKYHDKEVTRFYCRVCQTCICQICFNMNHKTHEIELLETAADEERAKILAGVESMKQKHQTCRDIIRRLEETAANLEANITIAKRQVSQSAEQIMALIREREREAITTLENIRVSRIQELDAVKKQVQQLEKQIKQAAEFASEVAQRSSSADIIGNRKNLQERFEELRKTEMPDLPAGSFVKFVSTCKLDTLSLGIIKSTETDPKKSTIEGLKQTFQAGVEVEISICPKTSEGQISNKQYDDDVEVQVEPADQLASLIINEGNDEAGGNFQVKFVPKLPGVYHISAKVNGDNLAQSPSNIEVQERKLEVVGELQSDTTIKPAGIAVNSMGMIAVANQDKHCIFIFDKEGKFLRQLGWYGENPGELNTPGDVTFVNEDQILVIDVRNNRIQQFNVHSGNFINSFGRFGYGFGQFNTPRSVCVDCKGHIIVADYNHRVQVLTKDGVPILKFGDRGPEKLQFPVGCAYYKDMFVVADSGNGCLKVFDSSGRFLRKIGEKGNEDGQFTNPWRLYIDIHGNILVGDKDCGHVQQFTMEGRFTGRAVTKLNWPSGIAQMPDGRILISDFEAGKVFFLK; encoded by the coding sequence ATGGAATCTCTCCTAAAAAACCTCCAAAAACATGTTGAATGTTCGATTTGCCTGGATAATTTTAAGGAGCCAAAAACCATAGCGTGTCTTCACACCTTCTGCTGTGAGTGTCTGAAGAAACATGCGCTTATGAGTCAGAGACATGGCCAGTTTCGCTGCCCCGAATGCCAGACACAAATTGCCATCCCCGAAGGAAACTTATTCGATGAGTTACCGACCAGTTTTCTTCATAACAGCTTGCTGAGTCTTCTTACTGTTCAACAAAGTGACGATAGAGGTGAGATAAGTTGCGGACTTTGCAAGAAAAAGAGCGCTGAAGCAAGCTATTGTTTCGACTGCGAGAAGTTCCTGTGTGGCACTTGTGTAAACGCTCACGAGCTGTTTAGAGATGCCGCGTTCGCAGGACACAAGGTGACCAAAGTCAAACAGTTTCAAGCAGAAGATTACGAAGCCTTGTTAAAGCGAAAGGCGTTCTGCACTAAAAAGTACCACGATAAAGAAGTAACCAGATTTTACTGTCGCGTCTGCCAAACTTGTATTTGCCAAATATGTTTTAATATGAATCACAAGACTCATGAAATTGAGCTGCTAGAAACTGCAGCGGATGAAGAAAGAGCTAAAATTTTGGCGGGAGTTGAGTCGATGAAGCAAAAACACCAAACATGCAGAGACATTATCCGTCGATTAGAGGAGACAGCCGCCAATCTTGAAGCTAACATCACAATCGCTAAACGCCAAGTGTCTCAATCAGCCGAGCAAATAATGGCTTTGATTCGCGAACGCGAGCGCGAGGCAATTACCACGCTCGAGAACATACGCGTGTCTCGAATACAGGAACTGGATGCCGTAAAGAAACAAGTTCAACAGCTAGAAAAACAGATCAAACAAGCGGCAGAGTTTGCAAGTGAAGTAGCTCAGAGAAGCTCGAGTGCAGACATAATAGGAAACAGAAAGAATTTACAGGAAAGATTTGAAGAGCTTCGCAAAACTGAAATGCCCGATCTGCCTGCTGGTTCGTTTGTAAAGTTCGTGTCAACTTGTAAGCTAGATACTTTGAGTCTCGGCATAATAAAATCAACCGAGACTGACCCAAAAAAATCAACAATTGAAGGACTGAAACAAACTTTTCAAGCTGGCGTTGAAGTAGAGATATCGATTTGCCCGAAGACAAGCGAAGGACAGATCAGTAACAAACAATATGACGATGACGTAGAGGTTCAAGTGGAACCTGCTGACCAACTAGCAAGTTTGATCATCAACGAAGGGAACGATGAAGCAGGCGGAAATTTCCAAGTGAAATTTGTTCCTAAACTGCCGGGTGTCTACCACATCTCAGCAAAGGTAAACGGCGACAACCTTGCTCAGAGTCCCTCTAATATCGAGGTACAGGAACGAAAGCTTGAAGTTGTAGGCGAGCTGCAAAGTGACACTACGATTAAGCCAGCCGGCATTGCTGTGAACTCAATGGGAATGATCGCCGTAGCGAACCAAGATAAGCACtgtatttttatatttgataAAGAAGGAAAGTTTTTGAGACAGTTGGGCTGGTATGGAGAGAATCCTGGAGAGCTGAACACACCAGGTGATGTGACATTTGTGAACGAAGATCAGATTTTAGTGATAGACGTGCGTAATAACCGAATACAGCAATTTAATGTGCACTCAGGGAACTTCATAAACAGCTTTGGACGATTTGGGTACGGATTTGGACAGTTTAACACTCCAAGGAGTGTTTGTGTGGATTGTAAAGGACACATCATTGTAGCTGATTACAACCACCGAGTTCAAGTGTTAACAAAGGATGGTGTCCCTATATTGAAATTTGGAGACAGAGGTCCAGAAAAACTGCAGTTTCCTGTAGGCTGCGCCTATTACAAGGACATGTTTGTAGTTGCTGACAGCGGGAATGGCTGTTTAAAGGTGTTTGACTCTTCAGGGAGGTTTCTACGCAAGATTGGTGAGAAAGGCAATGAAGACGGACAGTTTACAAACCCGTGGAGATTGTATATTGACATACACGGAAATATCTTGGTCGGTGACAAAGACTGTGGTCACGTGCAACAATTCACTATGGAAGGTCGCTTCACTGGGAGAGCTGTTACTAAACTAAATTGGCCAAGTGGTATAGCACAAATGCCGGATGGTCGCATTTTAATTTCCGATTTCGAAGCAGGAAAggtttttttccttaaataG